From one Anopheles cruzii chromosome 3, idAnoCruzAS_RS32_06, whole genome shotgun sequence genomic stretch:
- the LOC128271175 gene encoding lactosylceramide 4-alpha-galactosyltransferase-like: MWQECYIYKKISSDPLSAEVVFRSVDETGFLRVFDDSDELRKDYYSNVYFIESSAPFNPFVTIDARQACAIESAARANPLKNIVVLFASWSEFTDSGQLHFPDILLLSQFENLYFRWLSLDSFAKGTPLEEVIKSERVHSHKNGGAAYLSEILRLLLLYRVGGIYLDLDVITLKPLEFSNPNFFGAETHLLAGSSVMGLQREGYGHIFLDSCLNDFQGFDRHEDNRNGSIMITYKLLQACEALIIGDIVDRGCQGRLELYPRHTFHPFDETNVHLLFDPDNLDEVREIIADSMTVHMRHQTSRQFQRAVIDGETTGYAMIAQKYCPSVYDFHDGKL; encoded by the exons ATGTGGCAGGAATG TTATATTTACAAGAAAATTAGTTCTGACCCATTGTCAGCTGAGgtggtgttccgttccgtcgacgAAACCGGGTTCCTGCGGGTGTTCGACGACTCCGACGAGCTGCGGAAAGACTACTATAGCAACGTGTACTTTATCGAATCCTCGGCCCCCTTCAATCCGTTCGTCACAATCGACGCGCGGCAAGCCTGCGCCATTGAATCGGCCGCCCGTGCAAACCCGCTGAAAAACATCGTGGTGCTGTTTGCTTCGTGGTCCGAATTTACCGACTCGGGACAGCTTCACTTTCCGGACATTCTCTTGTTGAGCCAATTCGAGAACCTGTATTTCCGCTGGCTCTCTTTGGACAGTTTTGCCAAAGGTACGCCACTAGAAGAGGTGATCAAGTCCGAACGGGTGCATAGCCACAAGAATGGTGGTGCCGCCTACCTGTCGGAAATTCTGCGTTTGCTTCTGCTGTATCGGGTGGGCGGTATCTACCTCGATCTGGATGTGATCACGTTAAAACCGTTGGAGTTTTCCAATCCGAATTTCTTTGGCGCTGAGACACACCTGCTCGCCGGTTCGTCGGTGATGGGCTTGCAACGCGAAGGATACGGACACATTTTTCTTGATAGCTGTCTCAA TGATTTTCAGGGCTTTGATCGACATGAGGACAATCGGAACGGCTCCATCATGATTACGTACAAACTCCTGCAGGCTTGCGAAGCACTGATCATAGGGGATATCGTTGATAGGGGCTGCCAAGGACGATTGGAGCTGTATCCACGCCACACTTTCCACCCATTCGACGAAACCAACGTGCATCTGCTATTCGATCCTGACAATTTAGACGAGGTGAGGGAAATTATAGCCGATTCAATGACCGTCCATATGCGACACCAAACGAGCCGGCAGTTTCAACGAGCGGTCATCGATGGTGAGACGACGGGCTACGCAATGATAGCCCAAAAGTATTGCCCCTCAGTGTATGACTTCCATGATGGGAAGCTATAG